A genomic stretch from Synergistales bacterium includes:
- a CDS encoding response regulator encodes MAQSIQTFVIADDEAILVMDLRMKLQQRGYEVVASVHRGDRVVETVREHSPDCLLLDVRLQGEQTGTEVARELRGFTDIPIVFITGYSSADIEEEVRAIANTALLHKPFSPPELDRAIETLTGEG; translated from the coding sequence ATGGCGCAATCGATCCAGACGTTTGTTATCGCCGATGACGAGGCGATCCTGGTGATGGACCTCAGGATGAAGCTTCAGCAGCGCGGTTACGAGGTGGTTGCCTCGGTTCACCGCGGCGACCGGGTTGTCGAAACGGTGCGCGAGCACAGTCCCGACTGCCTTCTTCTCGACGTGCGCCTCCAGGGGGAACAGACCGGTACGGAGGTGGCCAGGGAACTCCGGGGGTTTACCGACATCCCTATCGTCTTTATTACGGGCTACTCCAGTGCCGATATCGAGGAGGAGGTGCGGGCCATCGCCAACACGGCCCTTCTGCACAAGCCCTTCTCCCCCCCTGAACTGGACAGGGCCATCGAAACCCTGACGGGCGAGGGGTAA
- a CDS encoding PAS domain-containing protein has translation MQEESISPYAVAVDELRLLLVEDAEEDAELVVLTLESAGIQVEYHRVETEAELREALGPQADWDAVLIDYNLPGFSGLRALEVLRPWRETFPLILVSGAIGEEQAVEAMRAGAGDFVMKEHLDRLPLVVRREVREARERARREEAERALRSMEEKLQGVLEYSSALIYAADREGRYILASRSFAEHHGVGRDEVIGKTAYDLVPPDVADQLVARRRHVLQTGDVVTVDTRVPRDDGERCYLTTLFPLRESGGDIAAVGGIAVETTERMELERRLAGRQAQLQAVFDSIPDTVFFKDTDGVYTHANAAMEDFFGKPLGEIIGKNDEELFRAEEAREIREIDRHVLQGMPDRGEFVRYVNGTKRVVDTIKVPVRDEEGTIMGLCGSSRDVSEQVRSREELRNALDERDVLLKELYHRTKNNMQVIASMISMRRGRTENSEMSSVLHELEGKIYSMALVHQKLYQSGNLSRLDLKGYTEELARLVLGSFDERLGRTLLHFDCEHLEVTIDTAIPYGLVINELLSNALEHAFPDGRRGDISIALRKDGPGTIELTLADDGVGMPEGWRSGKGKTLGLETVTGVVEQQMEGSLGCTCPDEGGTIWTVRFSDSLYKERV, from the coding sequence ATGCAGGAAGAATCGATTTCCCCGTATGCTGTGGCGGTGGACGAGCTGCGGCTGCTGCTGGTCGAGGACGCCGAGGAGGATGCCGAGCTGGTGGTGCTCACCCTGGAGTCGGCGGGAATCCAGGTGGAGTACCACCGTGTGGAGACCGAGGCGGAGCTTCGGGAGGCGCTTGGTCCGCAGGCGGACTGGGACGCCGTTTTGATCGACTACAACCTTCCGGGCTTCAGCGGCCTGCGGGCGCTGGAGGTGCTTCGGCCGTGGAGGGAGACGTTCCCGCTCATCCTGGTTTCCGGGGCCATCGGCGAGGAGCAGGCCGTGGAGGCCATGCGTGCCGGCGCCGGCGATTTTGTAATGAAAGAGCATCTGGACCGACTGCCCCTGGTGGTGCGCCGGGAGGTGCGCGAGGCCCGGGAGCGGGCCAGGAGAGAGGAAGCGGAGCGGGCCCTGCGGAGCATGGAAGAGAAGCTGCAGGGGGTGCTGGAGTACAGCTCCGCGCTCATCTATGCGGCGGACAGGGAGGGGCGGTACATCCTGGCGAGCCGTTCCTTCGCCGAACACCACGGCGTTGGAAGGGATGAGGTGATCGGCAAAACCGCCTATGATCTTGTCCCCCCCGACGTGGCCGATCAGCTGGTGGCCCGGCGGCGCCATGTCCTCCAGACCGGCGATGTGGTGACCGTGGACACCAGGGTGCCCAGGGACGACGGCGAGCGGTGCTATCTCACGACCCTCTTTCCGCTCCGGGAGTCCGGGGGTGACATCGCGGCGGTGGGGGGGATCGCCGTGGAGACCACGGAACGGATGGAGCTGGAGCGCCGCCTCGCCGGTCGGCAGGCCCAGCTGCAGGCCGTTTTCGACTCCATCCCCGATACGGTCTTTTTCAAGGATACCGACGGTGTCTATACCCATGCCAATGCGGCGATGGAGGACTTCTTCGGCAAGCCCCTCGGGGAGATCATCGGAAAGAACGACGAGGAGCTTTTTCGGGCGGAGGAGGCTCGGGAGATCCGCGAGATCGACCGGCATGTTCTGCAGGGGATGCCCGACCGCGGCGAATTCGTCCGTTATGTCAACGGGACCAAACGGGTGGTGGACACCATCAAGGTGCCGGTGCGGGACGAAGAGGGGACCATCATGGGGCTCTGCGGTTCCTCCCGGGATGTCAGCGAACAGGTGCGGAGCAGGGAGGAGCTCCGCAATGCCCTGGACGAGCGGGATGTGCTGCTGAAGGAGCTCTACCACCGGACGAAGAACAACATGCAGGTCATCGCATCCATGATCTCCATGCGTCGGGGACGCACGGAGAACAGCGAGATGTCTTCGGTACTCCACGAGCTGGAGGGCAAGATCTATTCCATGGCCCTGGTGCACCAGAAGCTCTACCAGTCGGGGAACCTCTCCAGGCTGGATCTCAAGGGCTACACCGAGGAACTGGCCCGTCTCGTGCTCGGTTCCTTCGACGAGCGCCTGGGCCGGACGCTGCTCCACTTTGACTGCGAACATCTGGAGGTGACCATCGATACGGCCATCCCCTATGGACTGGTGATCAACGAGCTGCTCTCCAACGCTCTGGAGCATGCCTTCCCGGATGGAAGAAGGGGAGACATCTCCATTGCGCTCCGGAAGGACGGCCCGGGGACCATCGAGCTGACCCTTGCCGATGACGGGGTGGGGATGCCCGAAGGGTGGCGTTCCGGGAAGGGGAAGACCCTGGGACTGGAGACGGTGACCGGTGTGGTGGAACAGCAGATGGAGGGAAGCCTCGGCTGCACATGCCCCGATGAGGGGGGAACCATCTGGACTGTGCGGTTTTCCGACAGTCTCTACAAGGAGCGGGTATAA